A stretch of Macadamia integrifolia cultivar HAES 741 chromosome 7, SCU_Mint_v3, whole genome shotgun sequence DNA encodes these proteins:
- the LOC122083112 gene encoding protein terminal ear1 homolog, which produces MESVFVANKFHKLVTHERKNIMYLRRRSDDNINKWVKVPLPPFPRILLRFSGNTSLIIQNIPNRLSREMLIQLLDEHCEEQNKIILGLKINPPTPLSEYDFVYLPVDFKSNLNKGYGFVNFTSSAGAFRFFRSYDMHKWDIFQSRKTCEIDFAKIQGRENLVKHFMKSTFICDSKAYLPLQFFPPRNGFLYQTTIGTVVGKKNGSFSEVHGKRE; this is translated from the exons ATGGAGAGCGTTTTTGTAGCAAATAAGTTCCACAAACTTGTTACTCATGAACGGAAGAACATAATGTATCTGCGGAGAAGGTCTGATGATAATATCAACAAATGGGTTAAGGTTCCACTACCTCCATTTCCTCGCATTCTTCTCAGATTTTCTGGGAATACCTCTTTGATCATCCAAAATATCCCAAATCGAttaag TAGGGAGATGTTGATTCAGTTGCTAGATGAGCATTGTGAGGAACAGAACAAGATCATATTGGGATTAAAGATTAATCCTCCAACTCCTCTCTCTGAATACGATTTTGTGTATCTTCCTGTAGATTTCAA ATCCAATCTGAACAAGGGTTATGGGTTTGTGAACTTCACAAGTTCTGCTGGAGCTTTTCGGTTCTTTAGATCTTATGACATGCACAAATGGGATATTTTCCAGTCAAGGAAGACCTGTGAGATTGATTTTGCTAAAATTCAG GGAAGAGAAAACTTGGTGAAACATTTCATGAAATCAACTTTCATATGTGATTCAAAAGCCTACTTGCCATTGCAGTTCTTCCCACCTCGCAATGGCTTCTTGTACCAAACTACCATTGGAACTGTTGTTGGAAAAAAGAATGGTTCCTTTTCAGAAGTGCATGGAAAGAGGGAATAG
- the LOC122083758 gene encoding molybdopterin synthase catalytic subunit: MKMADEEKTLIEILEEFIPIDLAKYINFVHSPKSGAIATFSGTTRDTFEGKAVVELRYEAYVPMAIRCIKSICLSARSSWSLDSIAVAHRLGPVPVGETSVFVAISAVHRADALDACKYLIDEIKALVPIWKKEVYSNGEVWKENSEFLERKSKFGTLPDHGSGCCQVKVKVEAQNAKSCCGSKVKVGAEGAPEHVGTENGEN; encoded by the coding sequence ATGAAGATGGCTGAtgaagagaaaaccctaattgagATATTAGAGGAGTTTATCCCTATTGACCTTGCCAAATACATAAATTTTGTCCATAGCCCGAAGTCTGGTGCCATTGCTACCTTCTCTGGTACAACACGAGACACATTTGAAGGTAAAGCCGTTGTAGAACTAAGGTATGAGGCATATGTACCGATGGCAATACGCTGCATTAAATCCATATGTTTGTCTGCTCGATCATCATGGTCTCTTGATTCCATTGCTGTCGCTCATCGTCTGGGACCAGTTCCTGTGGGAGAAACTAGTGTTTTTGTTGCAATATCAGCCGTCCATAGAGCTGATGCCCTGGATGCATGTAAGTATCTGATTGATGAGATCAAGGCATTGGTTCCAATTTGGAAGAAAGAGGTCTATTCAAATGGAGAAGTTTGGAAGGAAAATTCGGAGTTTTTAGAGAGGAAATCAAAATTTGGGACTCTACCGGATCATGGTAGTGGGTGTTGCCAGGTTAAGGTTAAAGTAGAGGCACAGAACGCCAAGAGTTGTTGTGGAAGTAAGGTTAAAGTGGGAGCTGAAGGAGCTCCTGAGCATGTTGGTACAGAAAATGGAGAGAATTGA